The following is a genomic window from Amycolatopsis australiensis.
GCCGCCCACACCGGGTTGGGCCGGGCGAGGTGGACCAGCAGGTGGCGGCCGTCGGCCACGAAATGGGTCGGGACGACCGCGGGTGGCCTGCCGGGCAGCCCGTTGACGCTCAGCTGCCCGAAGTCGTGCCCCTCGGCGAGCCACGTCTGCCATTCGGCGTCGTCCAGGCCGGCGTCCCAGGGCTGGACCCACATGCGGTGCTCCTCGCCGTCGGTTTATCGGAACGACTGTACGGTACATTGTACCGACCAAGACGGAGGAGCGGGATGGTCGAGACGGCGGCGGCGCTGCGGACGGTCGCGCACAACGTCCGGGCCGCCCGCACCCGCGCGGGCCTGACCCTCGACGAGCTCAGCCGGCGCGCCCGGGTCAGCAAGGGGGCGCTGGTGGGCCTGGAGAAGGCCCAGGGCAACCCCAACCTCGCCACGCTCGTCCGCCTCGCGGACACGCTCGGCGTCTCGGTGTCCGCCCTGCTGCAGGGGCCGCCCGAAGGCCGGGTGCGGATCGTCGCCGCGTCCGCCGCCGCTCCACTGTGGACGGGTGAGCAGGGGAGCGAAGCCCGGCTCGTCCTGACGACCGCCGGCCCGGCACCCGCCGAGGTCTGGCGCTGGCGCCTGGAGCCGGGCGAGGAGTACCCCAGCCACCCGCACCAGGCCGGCGTGGTGGAGACCCTCAGCGTCACGGCCGGGCGGATGGTGCTGGTGGTCGACGGCGCCGAGTACGCCGTCGAAGCGGGGCAGACGGCCACGTTCGACGGCGACGCCCCGCACGCCTACCGCGGCGCGGGCACCGCGTCCTGCGACTTCGTCATGACGGTCCACCTCCCGCCGGGACCCGCTCCGGCGGGCTGAGCGCGTTCCGTCCGCGGCGACGGATTTCCGGGGGCCCGGGTGTCTCTACTCGGACGACAACCCGCGCCCGCGCCTGGAGGTGCCGATGACGGTCCCCGGAATCGAAGAATTCACCGAGCTCACCGGCCGCTACCGGCCCGAGCTGCTCGCGCACTGCTACCGCATGCTCGGCTCGCCGCACGAGGCCGAAGACCTCGTCCAGGAGACCTACCTGCGGGCCTGGCGCTACTACGACCGGTTCGAGGGCCGGTCGTCGGTCCGCCTCTGGCTCTACCAGATCGCGACCAGCGTCTGCCTGAACGCGATCCGGACGCGGAAGCGCCGTCCGCTGCCGTCGGGGCTGGGCGCCCCGGCCGAAACCGCCACCGGCACGCTCGCTCCGGCCGGTCCGGACGTCCCGTGGCGGCAACCGGCTCCGGACAGCCTGTTCACCGGCTCGACCGGCGGCCCCGCCACCGTCGTGGCCCGGCGTGACGGGCTGAGACTCGCGTTCGTCGCCGCGCTGCAGCACCTTTCCGCCCGGCAGCGCGCGGTGCTGATCCTGCGGGACGTCCTCGGCTGGAGCGCGAACGAGGTCGCCGAGATCCTGGACACCACCGGCACGGCCGTGCACAGCGCCCTGCAGCGCGCCCGCAGCCGGCTCGCGGACGTCAGCCCGAGCGAGGACGACCTCGCCGAGCCGCCGGCCCCCGAGCTGCGGAAGCTGCTCGACCGATACGTGTCGGCGTTCGAACGCGCCGACGTCGCCGCGCTCGCCGGCCTGCTCAGGCTCGACGTCGAACTGGAGATGCCGCCGGTGCCCACGTGGTTCACCGGCCGGGCCGCGGTCACCGAGTTCCTCGCCGGCGCGGTGCTGCACACCCCGGGCAGCCTGCGCCTGATCCCCGCTCGCGCCAACGCGTCGCCGGCCTTCGCGGTGTACGCCCGCGCCGACGACGGCAGCTTCCGGCCCTACGGCGTCCAGGTGCTGTCCCTGATCGGCGGCCGCGTCGCCCGCGTTTCCGCCTTCATCGACCCCGGCCTGGTCACGGTGTTCGGGCTGCCGGACAGTCTCGGCGCGCGTCCCGCCGGCCGGGCCTAGCGGCCCTTCCTGTTCCTTCCGAAAAAACCGAAAGAGGAGATCACACCATGGTGGAAATCGCGGGCAAGACCGTTCTGGTGACCGGCGCCAACCGGGGCATCGGACGCGCCTTGGTCGACGAAGCGGTGAGCCGGGGAGCGGCGCGGGTCTATGCCGCGTCCCGCACACCTCTCGGCTATTCCGGTCCGGCCATCACGCCCCTGACATTGGACGTCACGGACGCGGAACAGATCCGCACCGCGGCCGACGCCGTCGAATCCCTCGACATCCTCGTCAACAACGCCGGCATCGCGGCGTACGACGACTTGACCGACCGCGCCGTGATCGACCGGCACCTGGCGGTCAACGTTTTCGGGTTGTACGACGTCACGCGGGCTTTCCTGCCGCTGCTGACCCGGACGGGCGGTGCCGTGGTGAACAACCTTTCGGTGAACGCCTTCGCGCCCCTGCCGCTGATTCCGGCCTATTCGATCTCGAAGGCGGCGGCGTTTTCCCTCACGCAGTCGTGGCGGTCGATCCTGGCGCGCCAAGGCGTGCGCGTGCACGCCGTCCTCACCGGAATCGTGGACACCGACATGTCCCGCGGGGTGGACCTGCCCAAGGCGGCACCGGAATCCGTCGCGCGGAGCGTTTTCGACGGCGTCGAAAAAGGTGAGGACGACATCTTCCCCGACCCCATGGCCGCCACCCAGGCCGAAAGCTGGCTCGGCGGGGCGGCGAAGGAACTCGAACGGCAGTACGCGGCCGTCGCCGAAGGCGTGTGGCGGCAAGGGTGACGACCGCCGTCACGGCCGGTATTCGGCGGCGGCCGACCGAAGAGCCTGCACGAGCCCGGCGGGCGCCGACCGGGTGACCAGCGTCGTGGGCACGGTGATCGCCGGGTCCGGGCGCCGGAAGGCCACCCGGCGGGCCGGGGTGTGCGCGGCGACGTCGGCGTAGACCAGCGTCCAGCACCGCCCGCCGGCGACGGGCCCGGCCAGGAGGTCCTGCAGGTTCGTGAACGGCGGACCGGTGAGTGGCCGGAATCCCGCCCGGACACAGGCATCGGCGATCAGCCGCGCGACCCCGGCCGCCGTGCCGGCCGGGGCCAGCGCCGCCGGCAGGTCGGCGAGGACGGCCAGCGGCACCACGGACTCGGCCGCCGCGGGATGGCTCGCGGGCAACGCCACGACCAGATCGGCGTCCCACAACGGAAGCACGGACAGGCCGTCCGTGTCGCGCGGGGCCCGCACGAAGGCCGCGTCGAGGTCACCCCGGCGGACCGCGTCGAGCTTGTCGCCGGTGTTCGCGGCGCTGAGGTCGACGCGCGCTTCGGGATGCCGTTCGGCGAGGACCGCCAGGATGCCTTCGAGGTGCCGGCCCAGGCCTTCGCTGGTCCCGACGCGCAGCGTCCGCCGCTCGCCCGCCGCGAGATCGGCGGCGGCGCCGCGGGCCGCGGTCACGGCGGCGAGCACGGATCGGGCGTGCGGCAGGAAAGCGGCGCCCGCGCCGGTCAGTTCCACCTGGCGGGGACGGCGGTCGAACAGGATGAGGCCCAGCTCGCGTTCCAGCCGCTTGACCTGCTGGCTGATCGCGGACTGGACGATGTGCAACGTCTCGGCGGCGCGGGCGAAGCCGCCTTCGTCGACCACCGCGACGAAGTATTCCAGCTGCCGGAGCTCCACCCGCGGTCCTTTCCGTCCTATCGCGATCCAAGATAGCTGGCGTCGCGTTCCGGTCCTGGTTCGCGGCCGGGGCACCGGCTTGACTTCGAGGCAAACAACGGTGAACGAAGGAGAAAAGCCATGCGGGCCTTGATGATCGTCGACGGCGAAGCCGGGCGGCTGGCGATGCGGGACGTCGAGCCGCCCGAGCCCGCCGGCGGCGAGGCCCTCGTCGCGGTGGCCGCGTCCAGCGTCAACCGGGGCGAGCTGAGCCTGATCGCCCGGCGCCCGGCCGGCTGGCGGCCGGGCCAGGACGTGGCGGGCGTGGTGCTCGAGCCCGCGGCCGACGGCTCGGGACCGGCCGCCGGCACCCGCGTCGCCGGGCTGGCCGACCAGGGCGCGTGGTCGGCGCAGGTGGCCGTGCCCGCCGACCGGCTCGTCGAGCTGCCGCCGTCGGTGACCGCCGAGCAGGCCGTGACGCTGCCGCTCGCCGGGGTCACGGCGTTGCGGACGCTGCGGCTGGGCGGTCCGCTGGCGGGCCGTTCCGTGCTGGTCACCGGCGCCGCCGGCGGTCTCGGGACGCTCCAGGTGCAGCTGGCCGTGGCCGCCGGCGCGCACGTCACCGCCGTGTCGTCCCGGCCGGAAGCGGCGGCGGCACTGGCGGAACTGGGCGTGCCGGAGGTCGTCGCCGACATCGCCGACGCGACGGGACCGTACGACGTGATCGCCGAGTCGGTCGGCGGCCGCAGCCTCGCGGCCGCGATCCGGGCCGTGGCGCCCGGCGGCACGATCGTCGTGCTGGGCAACAGCTCGGGGGAGCCGACGCCGGTCAGCCTGTACGACTTCATCGGTCACGAGGACGCCCGGCTCCAGACCTACTTCAGCTACGCCGACCACGAAGGCGTGGCCGGGGACCTGGCCACGCTGGTCGGCCTGGTCGCCGACGGCGGGCTCGTCCCGCGGATCGGGCTCGCCGAGCCGTGGGAACGGTTCCCGTCCGCGCTCGCGGCGGTGCGGGACCGGACGGTCACCGGCAAGGTCGTGCTGCGGATCGCCGGCTCACGCCGGTTCGTCACGGCACGTCCACCACGACCTTGCCCACCGCGCCGCCGTCGACGGCCCGGTGGGCGTCGGCGGTGCGCTCCAGCGGGAACCGGAGCAGCGGCAGCCCGTGTGCTTCGCCGACGGGCAGGGCGCCGTCGGCCACCGCGTCGCTGACGGCTTCGACGGCCGCCGAGCGGGCCCGGGGTCCGGCCGTGTGGAGCACGATGAACTGGAAGCGGGTGTTGCGCACCAGGTGCTGCCGCACGTCCAGCTCGACCGGCCGGTCACCTTGGTTGGCGTAGACGGAAATCGTGCCCCGGGACCGGAGCACGGCGAAGTCGAGTGCGAGGTTCGCGCCGAGCGCGACTTCGGCGACGACGTCGACGCCGCCGGGGGCGATTTCGCGAATCGCCGCCGCGGGATCGCCCTCGCGGTAGTTCACGACGTGGTGGGCGCCCGCGGCGGTGGCCAGCACGGACTTCGCCGCGTTGCTGACGGTGCCGATGACGGTCGCGCCGGCCCAGCGGGCGAGCTGGATCACCGCGTGCCCGACCGCGCCGGCCCCGCCCGCGGCCAGCACCACCTTGCCTTCGAGGGCACCGGGCCGCAGCCGGCCGGGGCCGTCCTCGGCGACGGTCAGCGCGCGGTGCGCGGTCAGCGCCGGGACGCCGAGGGCGGCACCGACGTCGAACCCGGCGGCGCCGGGCAGGGGAACGGCCTGGTCGGCCGGGACCACGGTGAACTCCGCGGCGGTGCCGGTGGGGCGTCCGGCGGCGGCCAGGAACACCCAGACCCGCTCGCCGATCCGGCTCCGGTCGACGCCCTCGCCGGCGGCGTCGATCACCCCGGCGCCGTCGTGGTGCGGCGTGACGTCCGGGAAGGTCTTCGCGTGGCCGTCGCCGGCGCGGGCCTGCCCGTCGGTCGGGTTGACGCCGGAGACGGCGATCCGCACGCGGACCTCGCCGGGGCCGGGCACGAGCGGGTCGCGGTCGACCAGCCGGAGCACCTCGGGGCCGCCGGTTTCGCGGTACATGATGGCTTTCACGCCGCCACCCTACGACGTCTGACTGACAGATTTCAAATTTTGTCAGTCAGTACGTCGCCGGTAGAGTGTGCGGGCAACCGGAGCAGTGAAGGAGCGCCGATGCGCGGGGAGCCGCTCGACGCGGAGACGATCGTGTCGGTCACCGAGGAGGTGCTGCGCCGGCACGGGCCGCAGAAGACCACGGTGCTGGACGTCGCGCGGCTGCTCGGCGTGAGCCACGGCAGCGTGTACCGCCACTTCCCGACCAAGGCGGCGTTGCGGGAGGCGGTCATCCGGCGGTGGCTCGACCGCGTGCGCGACGAACTCGCCGAGGCTGTCCGGCCGCCGGGCCTGACCCCGGCCGAGCGGCTGCGGAGCCTGCTCACCACCATGTTCCGGACGAAGTGGGCGAAGGCGCGCGAAGACCCGGAGCTGTTCGCCACGTTCCGCGTGCTGGCGGAGGAACACAGCGCCGTCTCCGCCGCGCACGTCGAGCACCTGCTCGGCGAGATCCGCGCCATCGTCGCGGACGGCATCGCCGCCGGGGACTTCGCGCCCGGCGAGCCCGCCGTGATCGCCCGGGCGATCCTCGACGCGACCACCCGGTTCCACGACCCGTCGCACGCCGCGGAGTGGGCGTCGCCGGATCTCGAAGCCGGGTCGGCGGCCGTGGTTGCCCTGGTTCTCGACGGCGTCCGGGCGCGCTGACTCAGGGCGCGGTCGGTGCCGACGGCGATCGTGCCCGGCTCGGTGCCGCGGTCGCGCCAGGCGTGCCGCCGGCCCGCAGCACGGTCTGTTCGCCGTCGTCGACCTCCAGCGTGACCGCACCCGCGAAGACCACGACGTAGGGCCGGGTCGCCGCTGGACCTGCTGGCCCGTACTACCGGAACTCGGCCTGCCGCCCGAGCGGGCGGAGTCCCGGGCCCGCGTCGCCTACGCGGCCATCCCCGGGCTGCTGCACCTGGCGCAGACCGGCCCCGGCCGCCCGCGCTCCGCCGTCCTCGCCGACGAGGCGATCGCGGTCTTCCCGCCCTGACGCCGGTCCGTCAGTCCTGGGCGTCCACCGGGAACTCCGGGGGCGCCTGCAGGTCGTGGGCGCGGAACAGGACGGCGTGCCCGGCACCCATCGCCTTGCCGTTCATCGCGGTGAACATCGGGATCATGTCCGCGGGCGCGGGATGCCCCGGAAGCGCGGCGAGGTAGGCGGCGTGCGCCTCGAGGGAGGCGACACCGCGGCGCAGGGGCTCGCCCGTGACGTCGACGCCGTGGGTGGCGCCCGAGGCCGCCATGCCGGGAACGACCAGCCAGCGCACGGCATGCGGTTCGAGGTGCTCGTCGTCGATCTGCTCCGGGAAGACCCAGCGGTTGCCCGCGTCGCGCACCGCGTCCAGCGTGGCGAGCCCGGCCGCGCGGTGGTCCGCCTGCTCGAAGCCGAAGGGTGTTTCGACCTGGTACCCGGTGCTCAGCACGACGTCGGGCCGGAAGCGGCGGATCTCCCGGCAGATGTCCCGGCGCAGGCCGAGGCCGTAGACGAGCACGCCGTCGGGGTGGTCCAGGACGGTCAGGTGCTCGACACCGACGGCGGCACAGGCGGCCCGCTGCTCGGCGACCCGCAGGCGCGCGGTCTCTTCGGGCGGGTTCGGCATGCCGGCTTCCCCGCGGGTCAGCAGCAGATAGCCGACTTCGATGCCACGCGCGGTCCACCGCGCGACGGCCGCGGAGGTGCCGTACTCCATGTCATCGGGATGCGCGACGACGCAGAGCACGCGGCGGAAGGACTCTTCGGGCAGCGCGGGCAAAGTCATGCCGGACATCCTGCCCCGCCGGGAGCGTTCCGGCGATGTGGAGGAAACCGCCGCCGTGGCACGGGGATCAGTG
Proteins encoded in this region:
- a CDS encoding helix-turn-helix domain-containing protein → MVETAAALRTVAHNVRAARTRAGLTLDELSRRARVSKGALVGLEKAQGNPNLATLVRLADTLGVSVSALLQGPPEGRVRIVAASAAAPLWTGEQGSEARLVLTTAGPAPAEVWRWRLEPGEEYPSHPHQAGVVETLSVTAGRMVLVVDGAEYAVEAGQTATFDGDAPHAYRGAGTASCDFVMTVHLPPGPAPAG
- a CDS encoding sigma-70 family RNA polymerase sigma factor; this translates as MTVPGIEEFTELTGRYRPELLAHCYRMLGSPHEAEDLVQETYLRAWRYYDRFEGRSSVRLWLYQIATSVCLNAIRTRKRRPLPSGLGAPAETATGTLAPAGPDVPWRQPAPDSLFTGSTGGPATVVARRDGLRLAFVAALQHLSARQRAVLILRDVLGWSANEVAEILDTTGTAVHSALQRARSRLADVSPSEDDLAEPPAPELRKLLDRYVSAFERADVAALAGLLRLDVELEMPPVPTWFTGRAAVTEFLAGAVLHTPGSLRLIPARANASPAFAVYARADDGSFRPYGVQVLSLIGGRVARVSAFIDPGLVTVFGLPDSLGARPAGRA
- a CDS encoding SDR family NAD(P)-dependent oxidoreductase, coding for MVEIAGKTVLVTGANRGIGRALVDEAVSRGAARVYAASRTPLGYSGPAITPLTLDVTDAEQIRTAADAVESLDILVNNAGIAAYDDLTDRAVIDRHLAVNVFGLYDVTRAFLPLLTRTGGAVVNNLSVNAFAPLPLIPAYSISKAAAFSLTQSWRSILARQGVRVHAVLTGIVDTDMSRGVDLPKAAPESVARSVFDGVEKGEDDIFPDPMAATQAESWLGGAAKELERQYAAVAEGVWRQG
- a CDS encoding LysR family transcriptional regulator, with the translated sequence MELRQLEYFVAVVDEGGFARAAETLHIVQSAISQQVKRLERELGLILFDRRPRQVELTGAGAAFLPHARSVLAAVTAARGAAADLAAGERRTLRVGTSEGLGRHLEGILAVLAERHPEARVDLSAANTGDKLDAVRRGDLDAAFVRAPRDTDGLSVLPLWDADLVVALPASHPAAAESVVPLAVLADLPAALAPAGTAAGVARLIADACVRAGFRPLTGPPFTNLQDLLAGPVAGGRCWTLVYADVAAHTPARRVAFRRPDPAITVPTTLVTRSAPAGLVQALRSAAAEYRP
- a CDS encoding NADPH:quinone reductase, producing MKAIMYRETGGPEVLRLVDRDPLVPGPGEVRVRIAVSGVNPTDGQARAGDGHAKTFPDVTPHHDGAGVIDAAGEGVDRSRIGERVWVFLAAAGRPTGTAAEFTVVPADQAVPLPGAAGFDVGAALGVPALTAHRALTVAEDGPGRLRPGALEGKVVLAAGGAGAVGHAVIQLARWAGATVIGTVSNAAKSVLATAAGAHHVVNYREGDPAAAIREIAPGGVDVVAEVALGANLALDFAVLRSRGTISVYANQGDRPVELDVRQHLVRNTRFQFIVLHTAGPRARSAAVEAVSDAVADGALPVGEAHGLPLLRFPLERTADAHRAVDGGAVGKVVVDVP
- a CDS encoding TetR family transcriptional regulator, producing MRGEPLDAETIVSVTEEVLRRHGPQKTTVLDVARLLGVSHGSVYRHFPTKAALREAVIRRWLDRVRDELAEAVRPPGLTPAERLRSLLTTMFRTKWAKAREDPELFATFRVLAEEHSAVSAAHVEHLLGEIRAIVADGIAAGDFAPGEPAVIARAILDATTRFHDPSHAAEWASPDLEAGSAAVVALVLDGVRAR
- a CDS encoding PIG-L deacetylase family protein; this translates as MSGMTLPALPEESFRRVLCVVAHPDDMEYGTSAAVARWTARGIEVGYLLLTRGEAGMPNPPEETARLRVAEQRAACAAVGVEHLTVLDHPDGVLVYGLGLRRDICREIRRFRPDVVLSTGYQVETPFGFEQADHRAAGLATLDAVRDAGNRWVFPEQIDDEHLEPHAVRWLVVPGMAASGATHGVDVTGEPLRRGVASLEAHAAYLAALPGHPAPADMIPMFTAMNGKAMGAGHAVLFRAHDLQAPPEFPVDAQD